One genomic segment of Micromonospora sp. WMMC415 includes these proteins:
- a CDS encoding HAD-IC family P-type ATPase produces MPVKAPGSGHHALAVHEVVLLLETDTHRGLSASEAAGRRERFGPNVLPTAARGSVLRRLLRQFQNPLVYVLLVAGLVTLLLREYVDAAVILGVVVVNAVIGFLQESKAEAALDALRTMVRTEARVVRDGRPRRVPSDDVVPGDLVLVEAGDKVPADLRLARADEVRVDESTLTGESQPVRKDEVVVADETPVADRSNVLYSGTLVTGGSAAGLAVATGAETELGRIHRLVGSAQVLDTPLTTKLARFSRVLTVVILLLAGVTFAVGVLRGERAGETFTAAVALAVGAIPEGLPAAVTITLAIGVARMARQQAVIRRLPAVETLGSTTVICTDKTGTLTENQMTVRAVWTLAGRHSVSGSGYAAAGEIRDPDGGIARTGQDGALRWSLLAGVACNDARLDERDDRCVVLGDPTEVAMLVAGAKVGLRAAEVAAELPRVAAIPFTSERQFMATLHDTRDGERVVLVKGAVERVVEWCAEALDEEGRTVSLDRRAVLAAAGELAGEGLRVLATAMARVGGGAGLAEEDLPGNLAFTGLHAMLDPPRAAVADAIAACRRAGIAVKMITGDHRTTASAIAVRLGLLDAEPGPGAVLSGTDLAELPDAERPAAVDRASVFARVSPEQKLRLVEALQADGQVVAMTGDGVNDAPALRQANIGVAMGRSGTEVAKEAADIVLTDDDFTTIEAAVEEGRGVFANLTKFITWTLPTNTGEGLVVLVAIVLGTALPILPSQILWINMTTAVLLGLTLAFEPKEAGVMERPPRDPAQPLLTGALVARVLLVAALLVAGAWWLFEWELGSGAELPEARTAAVNLFVTVQAFYLLSCRSLTRSPWRLGLFSNRWLLAGVLLQALGQAALTYLPVMNTLFRTAPIGADTWLRIVAVAVAVSAVVAVHKRFGRRLG; encoded by the coding sequence ATGCCGGTGAAGGCGCCCGGAAGTGGCCACCACGCGCTGGCCGTGCACGAGGTCGTCCTGCTGCTGGAGACCGACACCCACCGCGGCCTGAGTGCCTCGGAGGCGGCCGGGCGCCGGGAACGCTTCGGCCCGAACGTGCTGCCGACCGCCGCCCGCGGCAGTGTGCTCCGCCGGCTGCTCCGGCAGTTCCAGAACCCCCTCGTGTACGTGCTGCTGGTCGCCGGCCTGGTCACCCTGCTGCTCCGCGAGTACGTCGACGCCGCCGTGATCCTCGGAGTGGTCGTCGTCAACGCCGTCATCGGCTTCCTCCAGGAGTCCAAGGCCGAGGCCGCGCTGGACGCGCTGCGCACGATGGTGCGGACCGAGGCCCGGGTGGTGCGGGACGGCCGGCCACGGCGGGTGCCCTCGGACGACGTGGTCCCCGGCGACCTGGTGCTGGTCGAGGCGGGGGACAAGGTGCCCGCCGATCTGCGCCTGGCCCGCGCCGACGAGGTGCGGGTGGACGAGTCGACGCTGACCGGCGAGTCCCAGCCCGTACGCAAGGACGAGGTCGTCGTCGCCGACGAGACGCCGGTGGCCGACCGGAGCAACGTGTTGTACTCCGGCACCCTGGTGACCGGCGGTTCGGCGGCCGGCCTCGCCGTGGCGACCGGGGCGGAGACGGAGCTGGGCCGGATCCACCGCCTGGTCGGGAGCGCCCAGGTCCTGGACACGCCGCTGACAACCAAGCTGGCCCGCTTCAGCCGGGTACTGACCGTCGTGATCCTGCTGCTCGCCGGGGTGACCTTCGCGGTCGGCGTCCTACGCGGGGAGCGGGCCGGCGAGACGTTCACCGCGGCCGTGGCGCTGGCCGTGGGGGCCATCCCCGAGGGCCTGCCGGCGGCGGTCACCATCACCCTGGCGATCGGGGTCGCGCGGATGGCTCGCCAGCAGGCGGTGATCCGCCGGCTGCCGGCGGTGGAGACGCTGGGCAGCACGACGGTCATCTGCACCGACAAGACCGGCACCCTGACCGAGAACCAGATGACGGTGCGGGCGGTCTGGACGCTCGCCGGCCGGCACAGCGTCAGCGGCAGCGGCTACGCGGCGGCGGGGGAGATCCGCGACCCCGACGGCGGCATCGCGCGTACCGGGCAGGACGGCGCGCTGCGCTGGTCGCTGCTCGCCGGGGTCGCCTGCAACGACGCCCGGCTGGACGAGCGGGACGACCGGTGCGTGGTGCTCGGCGACCCCACCGAGGTGGCGATGCTGGTGGCCGGGGCCAAGGTGGGCCTGCGGGCTGCGGAGGTGGCCGCCGAGTTGCCCCGGGTCGCCGCGATCCCGTTCACGTCCGAGCGGCAGTTCATGGCGACCCTGCACGACACCCGGGACGGCGAGCGGGTGGTGCTGGTCAAGGGTGCGGTCGAGCGGGTGGTGGAGTGGTGCGCCGAGGCGCTGGACGAGGAGGGGCGGACGGTGTCGCTCGACCGGCGCGCGGTGCTGGCGGCCGCCGGGGAACTCGCCGGTGAGGGCCTGCGGGTGCTGGCCACGGCGATGGCGCGGGTCGGCGGTGGTGCCGGCCTGGCGGAGGAGGACCTGCCCGGCAACCTGGCCTTCACCGGGCTGCACGCCATGCTGGACCCGCCGCGGGCCGCGGTCGCCGACGCGATCGCCGCCTGCCGGCGCGCCGGGATCGCGGTGAAGATGATCACCGGTGACCACCGGACCACGGCGAGCGCCATCGCCGTACGCCTCGGACTGCTGGACGCGGAGCCGGGGCCCGGCGCGGTGCTCTCCGGCACGGACCTCGCGGAGCTGCCGGACGCCGAGCGACCGGCGGCGGTGGACCGCGCCTCGGTGTTCGCCCGCGTCTCGCCCGAGCAGAAGCTCCGGCTCGTCGAGGCGTTGCAGGCGGACGGGCAGGTGGTCGCGATGACCGGGGACGGCGTCAACGACGCGCCGGCCCTGCGGCAGGCCAACATCGGGGTGGCGATGGGGCGGAGCGGCACGGAGGTGGCCAAGGAGGCCGCGGACATCGTGCTCACCGACGACGACTTCACCACGATCGAGGCGGCCGTCGAGGAGGGGCGCGGGGTCTTCGCCAACCTCACCAAGTTCATCACCTGGACGCTGCCCACGAACACCGGTGAGGGGCTGGTCGTCCTCGTCGCGATCGTGCTCGGTACGGCGCTGCCGATCCTGCCCAGCCAGATCCTCTGGATCAACATGACCACGGCGGTGCTGCTCGGCCTGACGCTCGCGTTCGAGCCGAAGGAGGCCGGGGTCATGGAGCGACCGCCCCGCGACCCGGCCCAGCCGCTGCTCACCGGCGCCCTGGTGGCCCGGGTCCTGCTCGTCGCCGCGCTGCTGGTGGCCGGTGCCTGGTGGCTCTTCGAGTGGGAGCTGGGCTCCGGGGCGGAGTTGCCGGAAGCGCGTACGGCGGCGGTGAACCTCTTCGTCACCGTGCAGGCGTTCTACCTGCTGAGCTGCCGGTCGCTCACCCGCTCACCGTGGCGGCTGGGGCTGTTCAGCAACCGCTGGCTCCTCGCGGGGGTGCTGCTGCAGGCTCTCGGCCAGGCCGCGCTGACCTACCTGCCGGTGATGAACACGCTGTTCCGGACGGCACCGATCGGCGCCGACACGTGGCTGCGGATCGTGGCTGTCGCCGTGGCGGTCAGCGCCGTCGTGGCGGTGCACAAGCGGTTCGGCCGCCGGCTCGGGTGA
- a CDS encoding DUF202 domain-containing protein — MADRASGVSRPDPGLQPERTRLAWRRTALAMTVVMVLTVRLALPLGAAGVTLGGVAVLGWSAALLVCWWRVTVARRAAYSRAVPLAALATVGYATLGVVVLIRGVW; from the coding sequence ATGGCTGACCGGGCGTCCGGGGTCAGCCGGCCCGACCCGGGCCTGCAACCCGAACGGACCCGGCTCGCCTGGCGGCGCACCGCGCTGGCGATGACGGTCGTCATGGTGTTGACCGTGCGGCTGGCGCTGCCCCTCGGCGCGGCCGGCGTGACACTCGGCGGGGTGGCGGTGCTCGGCTGGTCGGCGGCGCTGCTCGTCTGCTGGTGGCGGGTGACGGTCGCCCGACGGGCCGCCTACAGCCGGGCCGTGCCGCTGGCCGCGCTGGCCACCGTCGGGTACGCCACGCTCGGTGTCGTGGTGCTGATACGCGGGGTGTGGTAG
- a CDS encoding GNAT family N-acetyltransferase, translating into MTDLDVNTLRRAYDRHLRAFVPDPLPAGVSIERDGPLLRFLGLDDGGFLTYHDLGGLAGAELDELIARQVAIFRDRGEPVEWKLHGHDEPADLADRLRAAGFVPEAPETVVIGPVAPIAAALPVVPEGVRLREVTSRADLDRIVAMEEAVWGTDRSHLGPGLEKELAADPQSITVVVAEAGDEVVSAGWVRYPQGTGFATLWGGSTLPAWRRRGIYRALVTYRARLAAQRGATLLEVDASADSRPILERLGLVAVTTTTPYVYTP; encoded by the coding sequence GTGACGGATCTTGATGTGAACACCCTCCGGAGGGCGTACGACCGCCACCTGCGCGCCTTCGTGCCCGACCCGCTGCCGGCCGGCGTGTCCATCGAGCGGGACGGCCCGCTGCTGCGGTTCCTCGGCCTCGACGACGGCGGCTTCCTCACGTACCACGACCTGGGCGGCCTGGCGGGCGCGGAGCTGGACGAGCTGATCGCCCGGCAGGTGGCGATCTTCCGGGATCGGGGCGAGCCGGTCGAGTGGAAGCTGCACGGCCACGACGAACCGGCCGACCTGGCGGACCGGCTGCGCGCCGCCGGATTCGTGCCGGAAGCGCCGGAGACCGTCGTGATCGGGCCGGTCGCGCCAATCGCCGCCGCCCTCCCGGTCGTTCCCGAGGGCGTCCGGCTGCGCGAGGTCACCTCGCGTGCGGACCTGGACCGGATCGTGGCGATGGAGGAGGCGGTGTGGGGCACCGACCGCAGCCACCTCGGGCCCGGCCTGGAGAAGGAGCTCGCCGCCGACCCGCAGTCGATCACCGTGGTGGTGGCCGAGGCCGGCGACGAGGTGGTCAGTGCCGGCTGGGTGCGGTACCCGCAGGGGACCGGGTTCGCGACCCTCTGGGGCGGCTCGACCCTGCCCGCCTGGCGTCGTCGGGGGATCTACCGGGCCCTGGTCACCTACCGGGCCCGGCTCGCCGCGCAGCGCGGCGCCACGCTGCTTGAGGTGGACGCCTCGGCGGACAGCCGGCCGATCCTGGAACGGCTCGGCCTCGTCGCGGTCACCACGACCACGCCGTACGTCTACACTCCGTGA
- a CDS encoding RNA polymerase sigma factor, protein MTAAPQQPPGPPEDDLAARFRAGDEAALREAYDRYGRAVLHLATSTLANRSDAEDVTQATFVAAWLGRETFDPAKGSLIGWLLGIGRRKVVDRLRASARESRVVETVRQLPDPAPAGPDPDTVVDRLVVADELARLPDDQRRMLELAFFDDLTHQQIAAVTGVPLGTVKSHIRRGMQSLKRRWEVDGATPGPRPAGLPGAR, encoded by the coding sequence GTGACGGCGGCACCACAGCAGCCCCCGGGTCCGCCCGAGGACGACCTGGCCGCCCGCTTCCGCGCCGGCGACGAGGCGGCGCTCCGGGAGGCGTACGACCGGTACGGCCGGGCGGTGCTCCACCTGGCCACCAGCACGCTGGCCAACCGCAGCGACGCCGAGGACGTGACGCAGGCGACGTTCGTGGCCGCCTGGTTGGGGCGCGAGACGTTCGATCCGGCCAAGGGGTCGCTGATCGGCTGGCTGCTCGGTATCGGCCGCCGCAAGGTGGTCGACCGGCTGCGCGCCTCGGCCCGGGAGAGCCGGGTGGTCGAGACGGTCCGTCAACTGCCCGACCCGGCCCCGGCCGGTCCCGATCCGGACACCGTGGTCGACCGGCTGGTCGTGGCGGACGAGCTGGCTCGACTCCCCGACGACCAGCGACGCATGCTGGAGCTGGCGTTCTTCGACGACCTGACACACCAGCAGATAGCGGCGGTGACCGGGGTGCCCCTCGGCACGGTGAAGAGTCACATCCGACGCGGCATGCAGAGCTTGAAACGCAGATGGGAGGTGGACGGTGCAACACCTGGACCACGACCGGCTGGTCTTCCTGGCGCTCGGTGA
- a CDS encoding DUF4397 domain-containing protein, translated as MQLSYIRRAAAGGAVAALTFAGVAAVTATPAYAATSKVSVVHGIPDTPVDVYVNGEKTLSNFAPGDVAGPLDLAEGAYDIALTKPGEPVGSAILTVDDAQVPGGANISIAAHLDANGQPKITPFVNDTAKVGAGKARLIVRHTAAAPAVDVRAGGTPVFEDLTNPNEAKADVDAGTVSADVVLAGTSTVAIGPADLNLREGTATIVYAIGSAEANNLEVVAQTITGLHSAPAGVPSGDGGLAGTGVGTWWYVLAGAGVLLLVGGGARVATARTGRR; from the coding sequence ATGCAGCTCTCGTACATCCGCCGGGCGGCCGCCGGCGGCGCGGTCGCCGCGCTGACGTTCGCCGGTGTCGCCGCCGTCACCGCGACCCCGGCGTACGCCGCGACGTCCAAGGTCTCCGTGGTGCACGGCATCCCGGACACCCCGGTCGACGTCTACGTCAACGGCGAGAAGACCCTCTCGAACTTCGCGCCCGGCGACGTGGCGGGCCCGCTGGACCTGGCGGAGGGGGCGTACGACATCGCGCTGACCAAGCCCGGCGAGCCGGTCGGCAGCGCGATCCTCACCGTCGACGACGCCCAAGTGCCGGGCGGGGCGAACATCAGCATCGCCGCCCACCTGGACGCGAACGGGCAGCCGAAGATCACGCCGTTCGTCAACGACACCGCGAAGGTCGGCGCCGGCAAGGCGCGGCTGATCGTCCGGCACACCGCCGCCGCCCCGGCGGTGGACGTGCGGGCCGGTGGCACTCCGGTCTTCGAGGACCTGACCAACCCGAACGAGGCCAAGGCCGACGTCGACGCCGGCACCGTCAGCGCGGACGTCGTGCTCGCCGGCACCTCGACCGTGGCGATCGGCCCGGCCGACCTGAACCTGCGCGAGGGCACCGCGACGATCGTCTACGCGATCGGCTCCGCCGAGGCGAACAACCTGGAGGTCGTGGCGCAGACGATCACCGGCCTGCACTCGGCCCCGGCCGGTGTGCCGAGCGGTGACGGCGGCCTGGCCGGCACCGGCGTGGGCACCTGGTGGTACGTGCTGGCCGGCGCGGGTGTGCTCCTGCTGGTCGGTGGCGGGGCGCGGGTCGCCACCGCCCGGACCGGCCGCCGGTGA
- a CDS encoding YidH family protein, producing the protein MWHAIRRWFDPQELRSVGTTPDYRFSLANERTFLAWLRTGLALVAGGLATAQFLPPLPLAHLREAIAIALLLLGGAVAVRAIDHWARTERAIRLGEELPASRFPAVLALAVGVGALLLVAAVLVRAIGGNG; encoded by the coding sequence GTGTGGCACGCGATCAGGCGGTGGTTCGACCCGCAGGAGCTACGTTCGGTGGGCACCACGCCGGACTACCGCTTCTCACTGGCCAACGAGCGCACCTTCCTCGCCTGGCTGCGGACCGGCCTGGCGCTGGTCGCCGGCGGCCTGGCCACGGCACAGTTCCTGCCGCCGCTGCCGCTGGCCCACCTGCGTGAGGCGATCGCCATCGCCCTGCTGCTGCTCGGCGGGGCTGTCGCGGTCCGGGCCATCGACCACTGGGCCCGCACCGAGCGTGCGATCCGGCTCGGCGAGGAGCTGCCCGCCTCCCGCTTCCCGGCCGTCCTGGCGCTCGCCGTGGGCGTAGGGGCGCTGCTCCTGGTCGCCGCGGTGCTGGTCCGCGCCATCGGCGGGAATGGCTGA
- a CDS encoding electron transfer flavoprotein subunit alpha/FixB family protein yields the protein MSEVLVVVEATREFGVKKVTLEMLTLARGLGTPSAVVLGGPGAAEALSAKLGEYGAEKIYAAESEEIDGYLVAPKATVLAELVQRVQPAAVLLASSQEGKEIAARLAVKLDNGILTDVVALTAGGTATQVAFAGSTIVKSKVTRGLPLVTVRPNSLNPEPAAASPAVEQLTVSVTDTDKLAKVVDRVAEQKGSRPELTEASVVVSGGRGVGNADNFKLVEELADLLGGAVGASRAAVDSGFYPHQFQVGQTGKTVSPQLYVALGISGAIQHRAGMQTSKTIVAVNKDAEAPIFELADFGVVGDLFKVVPQAAEEIRKRK from the coding sequence ATGTCTGAGGTTCTCGTCGTCGTCGAAGCCACTCGGGAATTCGGCGTCAAGAAGGTCACCCTGGAGATGCTCACCCTCGCCCGCGGCCTGGGCACGCCCAGCGCGGTCGTGCTCGGTGGCCCCGGCGCCGCCGAGGCGCTGAGCGCGAAGCTGGGTGAGTACGGCGCGGAGAAGATCTACGCGGCCGAGAGCGAGGAGATCGACGGCTACCTGGTCGCCCCGAAGGCGACCGTGCTGGCCGAGCTGGTCCAGCGGGTGCAGCCGGCCGCCGTGCTGCTCGCCTCGTCGCAGGAGGGCAAGGAGATCGCCGCCCGCCTCGCGGTCAAGCTCGACAACGGCATCCTGACCGACGTGGTGGCCCTGACGGCCGGCGGCACCGCCACGCAGGTGGCCTTCGCCGGCTCCACCATCGTGAAGTCCAAGGTCACCCGTGGCCTGCCGCTGGTCACCGTCCGGCCGAACTCGCTCAACCCGGAGCCGGCCGCGGCCAGCCCGGCGGTCGAGCAGCTCACCGTGTCGGTCACCGACACCGACAAGCTGGCCAAGGTCGTCGACCGGGTCGCCGAGCAGAAGGGCTCCCGCCCGGAGCTGACCGAGGCGTCGGTGGTCGTCTCCGGCGGTCGCGGTGTCGGCAACGCCGACAACTTCAAGCTCGTCGAGGAGCTGGCCGACCTGCTCGGCGGTGCGGTCGGCGCGTCCCGCGCCGCCGTCGACTCGGGCTTCTACCCGCACCAGTTCCAGGTGGGCCAGACCGGTAAGACCGTCTCCCCGCAGCTGTACGTCGCGCTCGGCATCTCCGGCGCGATCCAGCACCGGGCCGGCATGCAGACCTCGAAGACCATCGTCGCCGTCAACAAGGACGCGGAGGCGCCGATCTTCGAGCTGGCCGACTTCGGCGTGGTGGGTGACCTGTTCAAGGTCGTACCGCAGGCCGCCGAGGAGATCCGTAAGCGCAAGTGA
- a CDS encoding PLD nuclease N-terminal domain-containing protein yields MARLYVLVFLAQIVLAVCALISCLSAEEGDIRALPRVAWVLIILFFPLVGSIAWFVAGRDRGAGGAAKAWPVGKGVAERKPRPVAPDDDPEFLRSIDERTRPRDQDLFRRWEDDLRRREDDLRRREGDPPREEKSPDA; encoded by the coding sequence ATGGCCCGGCTGTACGTCCTCGTCTTCCTCGCGCAGATCGTCCTCGCCGTCTGCGCTCTGATCAGCTGCCTCTCGGCCGAGGAGGGCGACATCCGCGCCCTGCCCCGGGTCGCCTGGGTGCTGATCATCCTGTTCTTCCCGCTGGTCGGGTCGATCGCCTGGTTCGTCGCCGGCCGTGACCGCGGTGCCGGTGGCGCCGCGAAGGCATGGCCGGTCGGCAAGGGCGTCGCCGAGCGCAAGCCCCGGCCGGTCGCCCCCGACGACGACCCCGAGTTCCTCCGCTCGATCGACGAGCGCACCCGCCCGCGGGACCAGGACCTGTTCCGGCGCTGGGAGGACGACCTGCGCCGCCGCGAGGACGACCTGCGCCGCCGCGAGGGCGACCCGCCGCGCGAGGAGAAGAGCCCCGACGCCTGA
- a CDS encoding electron transfer flavoprotein subunit beta/FixA family protein, with protein sequence MNIVVLVKQVPDSGADRNLRTDDNTVDRGSANNVINEMDEYAIEEALKIKEAHGGEVTILTMGPDRATESIRKALSMGPDKAVHVVDDALHGSCAVATSKVLAAALGQLNADLVLCGAESTDGRVQVMPHMIAERLGVAALTGARKLTVDGSTLTAERQTEEGYEVVTASTPAVVSVWDTINEPRYPSFKGIMAAKKKPVQTLSLGDLGVAPTEVGFDGATSTVLEHSKRPPRSGGAKVTDEGDGGAKLVEFLATEKFV encoded by the coding sequence ATGAACATCGTCGTACTCGTCAAGCAGGTGCCCGATTCGGGCGCGGACCGCAACCTGCGCACTGACGACAACACCGTCGACCGCGGTTCGGCGAACAACGTCATCAACGAGATGGACGAGTACGCCATCGAGGAGGCGTTGAAGATCAAGGAGGCGCACGGCGGCGAGGTCACCATCCTGACCATGGGTCCGGACCGGGCGACCGAGTCGATCCGCAAGGCGCTCTCCATGGGGCCGGACAAGGCCGTGCACGTCGTCGACGACGCCCTGCACGGGTCCTGCGCCGTCGCCACCTCCAAGGTGCTCGCCGCCGCGCTCGGCCAGCTCAACGCCGACCTGGTCCTCTGCGGCGCCGAGTCGACCGACGGCCGCGTCCAGGTCATGCCGCACATGATCGCCGAGCGGCTGGGCGTCGCCGCCCTGACCGGCGCGCGCAAGCTCACCGTGGACGGCTCGACCCTGACCGCCGAGCGGCAGACCGAGGAGGGTTACGAGGTGGTCACCGCCTCGACCCCGGCCGTGGTCTCCGTCTGGGACACCATCAACGAGCCGCGATACCCCTCCTTCAAGGGCATCATGGCCGCCAAGAAGAAGCCGGTGCAGACCCTGTCCCTGGGTGACCTCGGCGTCGCCCCGACCGAGGTGGGCTTCGACGGCGCGACCAGCACCGTGCTGGAGCACAGCAAGCGCCCGCCGCGCTCCGGCGGCGCGAAGGTCACCGACGAGGGCGACGGCGGCGCGAAGCTGGTCGAGTTCCTCGCCACCGAGAAGTTCGTGTGA
- a CDS encoding anti-sigma factor: protein MQHLDHDRLVFLALGESEADNGESTHLDSCEHCRLEMETLQHVAGLGAGAQGLRDLPDPPEHVWQGIVAEVRAAEELPTIAGARRPVSPAAPTGTADDPPAVVPSPPAHRRARRPRWLTTAVTAVAAAAMGVVGTLTVLGVTGPDPQPAPPVLATAPLTAYGSTPPDANGEARVFDNGRLHLHVANLPDVSGYYEVWLINPDTMEMFSVGVLGSQKDELLPLPPNVDLEAYSVVDVSAEAYDNNTAHSGNSLLRGTLTG, encoded by the coding sequence GTGCAACACCTGGACCACGACCGGCTGGTCTTCCTGGCGCTCGGTGAGAGCGAGGCGGACAACGGGGAGAGCACCCACCTCGACAGCTGCGAACACTGCCGCCTCGAGATGGAGACCCTCCAGCACGTCGCGGGCCTCGGCGCCGGCGCGCAGGGCCTGCGGGACCTGCCCGACCCGCCCGAGCACGTGTGGCAGGGCATCGTGGCCGAGGTCCGGGCCGCCGAGGAGCTGCCCACGATCGCGGGCGCGCGCCGCCCGGTGTCGCCGGCCGCGCCGACCGGCACCGCCGACGACCCGCCCGCGGTGGTGCCGTCGCCGCCGGCGCACCGGCGGGCCCGCCGGCCGCGCTGGCTGACGACCGCGGTGACCGCGGTCGCCGCCGCCGCCATGGGTGTGGTCGGCACGCTCACGGTGCTCGGTGTGACCGGCCCGGACCCGCAGCCGGCACCGCCGGTGCTGGCCACGGCGCCGCTCACCGCGTACGGCTCGACCCCGCCGGACGCGAACGGCGAGGCCCGGGTGTTTGACAACGGGCGACTGCACCTGCACGTGGCGAATCTCCCGGACGTGTCGGGGTACTACGAGGTGTGGCTGATCAACCCGGACACCATGGAGATGTTCTCGGTCGGCGTGCTCGGTTCGCAGAAAGACGAGCTGCTCCCGTTGCCACCGAACGTGGACCTTGAGGCATACTCGGTTGTCGACGTTTCCGCCGAGGCGTACGACAACAACACCGCCCACTCCGGCAACAGCCTGCTGAGGGGCACCCTGACGGGCTGA
- a CDS encoding cysteine desulfurase family protein, protein MAYLDHAATTPMLDEALEAYVATAREVGNPSALHAAGRRARRRVEESRERVAAALGARPSEVIFTGGGTESDNLAVKGVFWARRAADGRRTRVVSSAVEHHAVLDAVDWLAAHEGAEVGFLPVDAAGRVDPDQLRAELTAHGDRVAVVTTMWANNEVGTIQPVAALAAVAAAHGVPFHTDAIQAVGQVPVDFAASGVSALTVTGHKLGGPAGVGALLLARDVAATPLLHGGGQERDVRSGTLDTAGIVAFAVAVETAVKRQQEYAARVAALRDDLVERVRQAVPEVVFNGDPVDRLPGNAHFSFPGCEGDALLLLLDAQGIACSTGSACSAGVAQPSHVLIAMGADDDRARSSLRFTLGHTSTESEIDALIRALPAAVDRARRAASYRTPR, encoded by the coding sequence ATGGCTTACCTGGATCACGCGGCGACGACTCCGATGCTCGACGAGGCACTGGAGGCGTACGTCGCCACCGCCCGCGAGGTCGGCAACCCGTCCGCCCTGCACGCGGCGGGCCGCCGTGCCCGCCGGCGGGTGGAGGAGTCGCGGGAGCGGGTGGCCGCCGCGCTGGGCGCCCGACCCTCCGAGGTGATCTTCACGGGCGGCGGCACGGAGAGCGACAACCTCGCCGTCAAGGGTGTCTTCTGGGCGCGCCGGGCCGCGGACGGCCGGCGGACCCGGGTGGTCTCCAGTGCCGTCGAGCACCACGCCGTGCTGGACGCGGTCGACTGGCTCGCCGCTCACGAGGGCGCCGAGGTGGGCTTCCTCCCGGTGGACGCGGCCGGCCGGGTCGACCCGGATCAGCTCCGCGCCGAGCTCACCGCGCACGGCGACCGGGTCGCCGTGGTGACGACGATGTGGGCGAACAACGAGGTCGGCACGATCCAGCCGGTCGCCGCGCTGGCGGCGGTCGCCGCCGCGCACGGCGTGCCGTTCCACACCGACGCGATCCAGGCGGTCGGCCAGGTGCCGGTCGACTTCGCCGCCAGCGGCGTCTCGGCGCTCACCGTCACCGGGCACAAGCTCGGCGGGCCGGCCGGCGTGGGTGCGCTGCTGCTCGCCCGCGACGTCGCCGCCACCCCGCTGCTGCACGGCGGCGGCCAGGAGCGCGACGTCCGGTCCGGCACGCTCGACACCGCCGGCATCGTCGCCTTCGCGGTCGCGGTGGAGACGGCGGTCAAGCGCCAGCAGGAGTACGCGGCCCGCGTCGCCGCCCTCCGCGACGACCTCGTCGAGCGGGTCCGGCAGGCGGTGCCGGAGGTCGTGTTCAACGGCGACCCGGTGGACCGGCTGCCTGGCAACGCGCACTTCTCCTTCCCCGGCTGCGAGGGCGACGCGCTGCTGCTCCTGCTCGACGCGCAGGGCATTGCCTGCTCCACCGGTTCGGCCTGCTCGGCCGGGGTGGCCCAGCCGAGCCACGTGCTGATCGCGATGGGCGCCGACGACGACCGCGCCCGTTCCTCCCTGCGCTTCACGCTGGGCCACACCAGCACGGAGTCGGAGATCGACGCCCTGATCAGGGCCCTCCCCGCGGCGGTGGACCGCGCCCGCCGCGCCGCCAGCTACCGCACCCCCCGCTGA
- a CDS encoding class F sortase, protein MTVRDRGALAAMAAGAAALTVAALVACATRPAEDVGADEAAALAGASPSATATGGGSSVPVTAGDLPAGPEVVPPVRLEIPTIGVTARVNAVGINERTGEFEVPPSVDQIGWYRYGPGLEATAGSVVIAGHVDSSTQGRGAFFRLRELDRGDTLTVTDGAGGERAYRVVAREEYRKTKIPLERYFARDGAPRLTLITCGGPFDAETRRYRDNIVVTAVPA, encoded by the coding sequence GTGACGGTGCGGGATCGCGGGGCGCTGGCGGCGATGGCCGCCGGCGCCGCCGCGCTCACCGTCGCCGCGCTGGTCGCCTGCGCCACCCGGCCGGCGGAGGACGTCGGCGCGGACGAGGCGGCCGCCCTCGCCGGCGCCAGCCCCTCGGCGACGGCCACCGGCGGTGGGTCGTCGGTTCCGGTCACCGCCGGCGACCTGCCCGCCGGGCCGGAGGTCGTCCCGCCGGTCCGCCTGGAGATCCCGACGATCGGGGTGACCGCCAGGGTGAACGCGGTCGGGATCAACGAGCGGACCGGCGAGTTCGAGGTGCCGCCCAGCGTGGACCAGATCGGCTGGTACCGGTACGGCCCCGGGCTGGAGGCGACGGCCGGATCGGTGGTGATCGCCGGGCACGTCGACAGCTCCACCCAGGGCCGGGGCGCCTTCTTCCGGCTCCGGGAGCTGGACCGGGGTGACACGCTCACGGTCACCGACGGCGCCGGCGGGGAGCGCGCCTACCGGGTGGTCGCCCGGGAGGAGTACCGGAAGACGAAGATCCCGCTGGAGCGGTACTTCGCGCGGGACGGGGCTCCGCGCCTCACGCTGATCACCTGCGGCGGGCCGTTCGACGCCGAGACCCGCCGCTACCGCGACAACATCGTGGTCACGGCCGTCCCGGCGTGA